A region of the Vibrio tubiashii genome:
GCTGTTGGATGTATCTATGGTTGCAGCCAATTGCTGTCGTTCGCTGGAAGTTAGCTTGTCGAGGTAGCCAACCCCTTGCCTCCCGATGCAGCGCACGATAGGTTTAGGGGCATTCACTGCGATGACATCGAGCTGATTTGCTTTAGCAAACTCAACTAAAGGGCGGTAGTCACTTTCATAGTTTGGCCAAGCAGCGCCTTGTTTGATCAGTACTTGTTCACCAATCTCACTTGCTAGATAAGAATCAACAACGTTTTGTTTATCGCGTGAGAATTGCTCCATGGAAAGCGCGATATCTTTGCTTTGCTTGACGAGTTGCCTAAGCAGATCAACTTGGAAGCGATGGATACCTGCATGGGTGTGCCATTCACCAACAAGAATGACATCGGCAGTTTTCAGTGGTTCTGGAAGCGAATCAATAGAAACGACTTGTTTTTCAGGTGTGTAGAGCTGGTAGTCGTAGTAACTGCTAATTGATTGTTGCTCGGGAGAAAGAGGGGAACTTGAACAAGCAGCAAGAGCAAAGCAGCTTAGAGAAGTGGCAATGAGCCTAAACATAAATGGCCTCCATTAGATTGTTCGGCAATAGTAATGGAGGCCAGAATAGAGTTCAATAAAAATGAGAATTATTATCTATTGAGGTGCTTTCTTGCGATATATGCGGATCATAAAATCAGCCTCACACTCAAAAAGTGTAGCTGACTTTAGCTTGTCACGAAGAGTGTCAGACGCTTTCCACGCAAATGGCGTCATCTGCAGCAGATCGTAACCATCACCATCGCTGAGCTGCATTACGTATGACAATTTTTCTTGCTGTTCTAACTCAAAACCAGCAATGATTTCAGCTTCTTCACTGTGAAGCCTAACATCAGGATAGATTTCGTCTCTAAGTTGGTAGAGGTGGCGTCCTGCAGGGGTTACAGTGACAACAAAACCTGAATCAGCAACCACGCGAGACAGTTCTTCTGCTTTGCATGGCGCGTAGATACGCAGTACCGCATCTAGGCTGCCGTTTTCAAACGGTAAGCGATGGCTTGAAGCAACCGAAAAATGACAGTTTGAGTAGCGCTTAGCGGCGTAGCGAATCGCAACTTTAGAGATATCTAATCCGTAGGTTTTGGATTGCGCATATTGGTTTGCTAGATGGGAGGCCACTTCTGTCGTGTAGTAACCCTCACCGCAACCAATATCAAGAAGCCGATGCTGTGAGCCTGAAAGGAGCTCAGCACATAACTGAGCCACACGCTCTTTAAGTGGGCGATAGTGATCTATTTCAAGAAAGCGACGACGCGCCTGCATCATGTCTTTATTATCGCCGGGATCTTTAGAACGCTTGTGCTGAACAGGCATTAGATTGATATAACCTTCCTTCGCTAGGTCAAAGGCGTGATTGTTCTGACAACGATATGTGCGCTCTGAAAGCGTAAGGTTCTCGTGACATAAAGGGCAGGTGTAAGACATAACAGGCTCTGGTGAAAACTAACAAGGCGGAGTTTATCAGGAAGCGTAAAGTCAAACTAGCAAGCAGAGGGCTGACTCAACAAAAAAGCAGCGCCGCGGCGCTGCTTATGATTGCAAAAGCTAGAAACTTAGTGGAAGAAGTCCACTTGTTGTTTCAATGACGCCGCTTGCTTAATCAAATGATCGGCGCTTTGGGTCGTTTTAGCGCTTGTCTCACGACTTTCTCGGTTTAACTCACTGATAGAATTTGCGTTAGAGGCGATCTCTTGGGAGACATTGGCCTGCTCTTCGGAAGTCGCGGCAATGGTATCCGCCTGACCTGCAATAGACTGAACTTGAGATGCAATCGTTTCGAGTGCTATGCCCGCTTCTTGTGCCTTGTCTAACACTTGATTGGCATTGACTTGGCTCTTGTTCATCATATCCACCGCATTACTGGTTGAGCCTTTAAGCTTATCAATGATAGACACCACGTCTTTTACTGAAGTCTGAGTTCTGTGGGCCAGAGTTCGCACTTCATCAGCAACGACTGCAAACCCACGACCTTGCTCGCCCGCCCGAGCTGCTTCGATTGCCGCATTAAGCGCCAGTAGGTTAGTTTGTTCGGCGATCTCATCGATCATTTTAGTCACGGTTTGAATCGCTTCACTGTCAAGGTTGACTTGCTCAATCGCCTTCGCTGAGTTGTCTAACTGGTCGTTAAGCTGGGCGATATCGATGCAGACATTTTCCACAACATCGAGCCCTGATTGACTGTCCTGATTGGTCAAGCGAACATTTTCTGCAATCGCTTCCACCTGCTGAGCAACCGCCTGTGCAGAAGAGGCCATCTCTTCGATTGCTGTGGCCACTTGCTCTACTTGTTGCTGTTGAATATCAGATTGGCTTAAATTGTGTGCGGCGTCGCTAGACACGCTTTGAGATGCTGTCTGAACGGCGTCACTGGTCGAACGGATTTCACCGACTAAGGTGTTGAGCTGTGTTGCCATATTCGCAACCCCATTGCTGAGGTTAATAATCTCGTTGTTTGACGCTTTACCCGTCGAAGGGATATCTAGGCTAACTTCTCCTTTTGCCAGTCTCGTCATATAGCTATTTAATACGGTCAGTGGCTTTAGATTACGATTTAGGAAAACGGTTAGAATGATAAACGTCGCGATCGCAACAATTGTGGCAATGGTAATAATGAGCTTAAGTAGCGTGTCACTTCCTTTGGTTACTTCCTTAATGAAGGTGCCGCCTAGTAGCTTCCAGTTCCAGCCAGGAACTTCGGTATAAACAAGATATTTCTCCCCAACCGTACCTTGATATTCATAAGGGTAACGAATCAAGCCACTTTTTTGCTCAAATATTTGATGGAATGGTTTGTTGCCATCGTAGTCAGCCACCTCAATGATTGACGGGGCACTTTCATCATGAACAGGATGCAGCAAGTATTTACCGAGATTATCTTCTCGGTTGTCGACCACAATGGTGTATCCCGTCTCACCCCATGTTATGGATTCCAGAGACTTATAGAGATCTTGAGTCGCTTGTTCGACCGGCAGTCCAATGAATGAGAGACCGTTTACTTGTCCAGAAGCGTTTTTGATTGGAGCGTAGTAGGTGATGTAACTTTCACCAAACAGTTTAACTTGCGCGTAGTATGGCTGACCGTTGATTAATTGGTTATAGCCAGGATGGTCCTTACCTAGAGTTGAACCGACAACGCGTTGACCAGAAGGATCTTTTAAAGAAGTCGCAACGCGAATGAAATCACCGTTCAAAGGAGCAAAGATAGTGGCTACCGCGCCAGTATCACGAGTAAAACTATCTACAAGTTTCGTATCACCAATTAAGCTCTCGCCATATTGGGTAATGTTAGGGATCGACTTACCGTTAAAATCGACGCTGTAATCCTCGACATAAACACCGGCGAGATAGCCATTTCTAAAGGTAGATTCGAGTACTTTAGCGGTATGTAAATAGGCATCAAATTGACCTGCGATGGTCATCGCCATGGCTTCGACTTCGGCTTGGTGTCCTTTCAGTGTGGTATCGAGCAGTACTTTGGAAGCATTGCGATAAACGAGGGTTGCTGTACCCGCAAACGAAATTAGCAAACAAAGCAATATGACCAGTTTTAGCTGAAAACCGACGCTTTGATTTTTGAGTTTTTCGAACATTTCTAGTTATCCTGTCTTTTATAGACTCTTGTTATCATTGAAAAATGAATCTTTCAGCAGCAAAAAATCAGGAATAATAATAGCGATTTATAAAATGTCTATAATTGATTCGTATTAATGATTTTAAAGATAACGGAGTCGAAGGTGCAAAGGCTGCACGCCTAGAAGCAAAAGACCGGACGGAGAATGAAGAAATTTCGGCGAAAAGCAAAGCCGCAGGTATAGTGACCCGCGGCGAATGATTTACTTGTTGGAAATCTTGGTGATCAATTGATAACTTTCATTGGGTTGCAGTGTTTGACCTTGCTCGATTGAAGGCGCATGCAGGGTTGACTCAACACACAGGAAGGTCTTGTAACCGTCGTCCTGCATATCAGCCATTCCTTGAGCGCCTTCCGACCATGGATTCCACAGTACAGCGGAATTGTGACCTTGGTTTTCAACCACTACTGAGCGATTTAGGACAGGGTCTTCAACGACAATCTGTTCTAACGGTTGTGTGTAAACACGGTCAATG
Encoded here:
- the rlmA gene encoding 23S rRNA (guanine(745)-N(1))-methyltransferase — translated: MSYTCPLCHENLTLSERTYRCQNNHAFDLAKEGYINLMPVQHKRSKDPGDNKDMMQARRRFLEIDHYRPLKERVAQLCAELLSGSQHRLLDIGCGEGYYTTEVASHLANQYAQSKTYGLDISKVAIRYAAKRYSNCHFSVASSHRLPFENGSLDAVLRIYAPCKAEELSRVVADSGFVVTVTPAGRHLYQLRDEIYPDVRLHSEEAEIIAGFELEQQEKLSYVMQLSDGDGYDLLQMTPFAWKASDTLRDKLKSATLFECEADFMIRIYRKKAPQ
- a CDS encoding methyl-accepting chemotaxis protein — translated: MFEKLKNQSVGFQLKLVILLCLLISFAGTATLVYRNASKVLLDTTLKGHQAEVEAMAMTIAGQFDAYLHTAKVLESTFRNGYLAGVYVEDYSVDFNGKSIPNITQYGESLIGDTKLVDSFTRDTGAVATIFAPLNGDFIRVATSLKDPSGQRVVGSTLGKDHPGYNQLINGQPYYAQVKLFGESYITYYAPIKNASGQVNGLSFIGLPVEQATQDLYKSLESITWGETGYTIVVDNREDNLGKYLLHPVHDESAPSIIEVADYDGNKPFHQIFEQKSGLIRYPYEYQGTVGEKYLVYTEVPGWNWKLLGGTFIKEVTKGSDTLLKLIITIATIVAIATFIILTVFLNRNLKPLTVLNSYMTRLAKGEVSLDIPSTGKASNNEIINLSNGVANMATQLNTLVGEIRSTSDAVQTASQSVSSDAAHNLSQSDIQQQQVEQVATAIEEMASSAQAVAQQVEAIAENVRLTNQDSQSGLDVVENVCIDIAQLNDQLDNSAKAIEQVNLDSEAIQTVTKMIDEIAEQTNLLALNAAIEAARAGEQGRGFAVVADEVRTLAHRTQTSVKDVVSIIDKLKGSTSNAVDMMNKSQVNANQVLDKAQEAGIALETIASQVQSIAGQADTIAATSEEQANVSQEIASNANSISELNRESRETSAKTTQSADHLIKQAASLKQQVDFFH
- a CDS encoding ChaN family lipoprotein, which produces MFRLIATSLSCFALAACSSSPLSPEQQSISSYYDYQLYTPEKQVVSIDSLPEPLKTADVILVGEWHTHAGIHRFQVDLLRQLVKQSKDIALSMEQFSRDKQNVVDSYLASEIGEQVLIKQGAAWPNYESDYRPLVEFAKANQLDVIAVNAPKPIVRCIGRQGVGYLDKLTSSERQQLAATIDTSNSAYKEKFMASMHHGKPEQTERQFAAQVTWDETMAESIVNYLASNPSKQVIHIAGKFHTEQGFGTKASILKRSPNLNVVVITPTESPVELEGQDYPLEVLAPPVRYVKMENRMAAYKHLSKRNDDLACK